In Nitrososphaerota archaeon, a single genomic region encodes these proteins:
- a CDS encoding Lrp/AsnC family transcriptional regulator has product MVSSETTFEADEFDLMLLETLVRHPEMNYKDIAELLHWDQRTVAKRIRTLTNEGVLKQAVEIDWSKLGLRAQAYVGSTTVRGIGYAHKLNELINSDPRIVTCYETLGSNNYTMKVIETDMFKMRDSVLRDLDVLAAELTTSLVTKKLKQDYASLLRYLRETRFPRSRVHSDKVHKGPTQDLAAR; this is encoded by the coding sequence ATGGTGTCGTCGGAGACAACGTTCGAGGCAGACGAATTCGACCTAATGTTGCTCGAAACGTTGGTCCGCCATCCCGAGATGAACTACAAGGACATCGCTGAATTGCTCCACTGGGACCAGCGGACTGTGGCAAAGCGAATTAGGACTCTCACCAACGAAGGGGTGCTGAAGCAAGCTGTCGAAATAGATTGGTCGAAACTCGGACTTCGGGCTCAGGCTTATGTCGGGTCGACCACAGTTCGTGGGATTGGGTATGCTCACAAGCTCAACGAGCTCATAAACTCCGACCCCAGGATCGTTACATGTTACGAGACTCTTGGCTCCAATAATTACACGATGAAGGTGATTGAGACAGACATGTTCAAGATGAGAGACTCGGTCCTTCGCGACCTTGACGTCCTTGCTGCTGAGCTGACAACCTCGCTGGTCACAAAGAAGCTTAAGCAAGACTACGCGTCATTACTACGCTACCTGAGGGAAACGAGGTTCCCTAGGAGTAGGGTTCACAGCGACAAAGTTCACAAAGGTCCGACCCAAGATTTGGCCGCACGCTGA
- a CDS encoding aldo/keto reductase, whose translation MYFRTLGPDGPKVSRLCLGTNNFGKQLDEDGSKAIISKALEIGINFFDTSNVYNGGRSEEIIGNALHAIRSQVLIATKVGILTGEGPRTADLSRKYIERQVAESLKRLKSDYIDLYYVQRFDPHTPLEETLRTLDGLVKKNKVRYLGVSNFTLGQLEEALGICERLGLAKPVAVQPPYNLLNRDAEKDLFPYCTAHQMSVLTYSPLWGGFLTGKYQVGKPPPLGSRGLANRRYWDKVTKEGDFQTIERLRVIAEGAGVPLGKLALAWVLSNSSVTAPVVGASKPGQVVEYLGVLEMKVPDGALSGLERALAA comes from the coding sequence GTGTATTTCAGAACCCTAGGACCCGATGGTCCCAAAGTCTCGCGTCTCTGCCTGGGCACGAACAACTTCGGAAAGCAGCTGGACGAGGACGGATCCAAGGCCATCATATCCAAGGCGCTCGAAATAGGGATTAATTTCTTTGACACATCGAACGTATACAACGGAGGACGCTCCGAGGAGATAATCGGTAATGCTTTACACGCCATCCGGAGCCAGGTCCTGATTGCAACAAAAGTCGGAATACTGACAGGTGAAGGACCAAGGACTGCTGATCTCTCACGCAAATACATCGAACGGCAGGTTGCAGAAAGCCTGAAGCGCCTCAAATCAGACTACATAGACCTCTACTATGTGCAGAGGTTCGACCCGCACACGCCTTTGGAAGAGACGCTTAGGACGCTCGATGGGCTGGTCAAGAAGAACAAGGTGAGATACCTTGGTGTCTCAAACTTCACTTTGGGCCAGCTTGAAGAGGCGTTGGGAATTTGCGAGCGGCTCGGACTCGCCAAGCCGGTCGCTGTCCAACCGCCGTATAACCTTCTGAACCGGGACGCCGAGAAGGACCTCTTCCCCTACTGCACAGCCCATCAGATGTCCGTCCTAACCTACAGTCCGCTGTGGGGAGGATTCCTCACTGGCAAGTACCAGGTGGGTAAGCCGCCCCCGTTAGGCTCAAGGGGACTGGCAAACCGGAGGTATTGGGATAAGGTAACGAAGGAAGGAGACTTTCAGACAATCGAACGGCTCCGCGTGATAGCCGAAGGAGCAGGCGTTCCGTTGGGTAAGCTAGCCCTGGCCTGGGTACTCAGCAACTCATCGGTTACCGCCCCGGTTGTAGGCGCGTCCAAACCGGGTCAAGTGGTCGAGTACCTCGGAGTTCTTGAGATGAAGGTCCCGGATGGCGCCCTCTCTGGGCTCGAGCGCGCTCTGGCGGCTTGA
- a CDS encoding glycosyltransferase family 4 protein, giving the protein MERSVSSTGKSPAKRFIVGTFIHTYAWGHQIRGDERGYIEKVKAFRSLGFEFYTLEKEPSIQDGMNEQLYTKMILGRCPIPPQSIGQLLMLSLFSLKAAIRRYPSRPVAIYAYNQDIENLWVGFLLKLLFGAPLIVVYHQIRPAAFVSFGKGIIDRTRRGFHPVRAVFKSLLPALNRFAANHADVHIALSEATREDVEKHIGIKDCTVVGNGLDTVKFRPLDLPKTFDAAFLGRLAPQKGIDVLLQAWNEVVQEEPGSQLVILGGGDPEDVLRYKGMAKELRLERNVEFRGFVEDAELVRLLNSSKIFVFPSRMEGFAQAVSQAMGCGLCCLLSDIPPLKEVYGGAAVFFPVDQPSALASKIRELLRAEEERKMFAKKARQLAENFSWENTVKRELVQLSRHSEAP; this is encoded by the coding sequence TTGGAACGGTCAGTCTCTTCTACAGGGAAGTCTCCTGCAAAGCGCTTCATTGTCGGCACTTTCATCCATACCTACGCCTGGGGGCACCAAATTCGGGGTGACGAAAGAGGGTACATAGAGAAAGTCAAAGCGTTCAGGTCACTGGGGTTTGAATTCTATACACTTGAGAAGGAACCATCAATTCAGGACGGAATGAATGAACAACTCTACACCAAAATGATATTGGGACGTTGTCCCATTCCACCTCAGAGCATTGGCCAACTCCTCATGCTCTCGCTATTTTCCTTGAAAGCAGCGATCCGACGATATCCTTCCAGGCCCGTAGCAATCTATGCGTACAACCAGGATATCGAGAACCTCTGGGTAGGTTTCTTGCTGAAACTCTTGTTCGGTGCTCCTCTAATAGTAGTCTATCACCAAATACGGCCCGCAGCCTTCGTCTCGTTTGGAAAGGGCATTATCGATCGAACGCGAAGGGGTTTCCATCCCGTTCGAGCCGTTTTCAAGAGCCTGCTGCCGGCTCTTAACAGGTTTGCTGCGAATCACGCTGATGTTCATATTGCCTTGTCTGAGGCAACCAGGGAAGATGTCGAGAAGCACATTGGAATCAAAGACTGCACGGTGGTTGGGAATGGGCTGGATACAGTAAAGTTCCGCCCTCTTGACCTACCGAAGACTTTCGACGCGGCGTTTCTCGGCCGCTTGGCACCTCAGAAAGGAATTGACGTTCTTCTGCAAGCCTGGAATGAGGTGGTCCAAGAAGAACCGGGCTCTCAGTTGGTCATATTGGGCGGGGGCGACCCCGAGGACGTCCTACGCTACAAAGGAATGGCAAAGGAACTTCGGCTCGAGAGAAATGTAGAATTCAGAGGGTTCGTCGAGGACGCGGAGCTGGTAAGACTCTTGAACTCGTCAAAGATTTTTGTGTTCCCCTCGAGAATGGAAGGCTTCGCCCAAGCTGTGTCTCAAGCGATGGGTTGCGGTCTCTGTTGCCTCCTGTCCGATATTCCGCCGCTCAAGGAGGTCTACGGGGGCGCGGCTGTGTTCTTCCCGGTCGATCAACCCTCCGCCCTCGCAAGCAAGATTAGAGAATTACTGCGAGCCGAAGAAGAGCGAAAGATGTTTGCCAAGAAGGCGCGTCAGCTCGCTGAGAACTTCTCGTGGGAGAATACCGTGAAGCGCGAGCTTGTCCAGCTTTCCAGACACTCTGAAGCCCCTTGA
- a CDS encoding glycosyltransferase family 4 protein: MTKLRVLIVTPSFPPLRNGTARLIGNIADSLSAGGSSVVVLTRRTGALPARESANGVYIMRISASSSFFGKISFVIQSLVLLAVSIRRWRIEVIHSVGTAALASSIFGSLFSRPIIVTFPGLPAESKRSGDPQRAVKTKARGILRVLSLFPRYATVPTKGALGPIVELCGERIAERIRVISNPMDVAKFSPSGRARPEGNFPEILVVGGLRSRKGVGTLIRALPVVLHEYPTLRVTLVGSGSFAPSLERLIQKLGIAGSIGWTGEVSDEQLIDRYEDSDVVVVPSLAGGEAFGYVVAEAMCMKKPVIASATPGPSEIITDANCGLLFPPGDQAELAALILRIARDDTQCRLFGENGRRYAEEHFDSKKVIVEFEDLYRKAIG, translated from the coding sequence TTGACGAAATTGAGAGTCCTGATTGTCACCCCATCGTTCCCGCCGCTACGAAACGGGACGGCGAGGCTGATTGGAAACATAGCTGATTCCCTGAGCGCAGGAGGATCCTCCGTCGTTGTACTCACCCGCCGAACAGGGGCATTGCCTGCTCGCGAAAGCGCGAATGGAGTCTACATCATGCGCATTTCTGCTAGCTCCTCATTTTTCGGGAAGATTTCCTTCGTGATTCAATCCTTGGTGCTTCTGGCGGTCTCTATTCGGCGCTGGCGGATCGAGGTGATTCATTCCGTCGGCACGGCGGCGCTAGCCTCTTCGATATTCGGGTCGCTCTTCTCTCGACCGATCATCGTGACCTTCCCCGGGCTGCCCGCTGAATCAAAGCGATCTGGAGACCCTCAGAGGGCCGTTAAGACGAAAGCCCGCGGGATACTACGTGTCCTTTCCCTTTTTCCTCGATACGCGACCGTCCCTACGAAAGGGGCATTGGGGCCAATTGTCGAGCTCTGCGGCGAACGAATCGCCGAGAGAATTCGGGTGATTTCGAACCCGATGGATGTGGCCAAGTTCTCACCTTCTGGTCGCGCGAGGCCCGAAGGAAACTTCCCCGAGATACTGGTTGTGGGCGGACTCCGGTCAAGAAAGGGCGTTGGGACCTTGATTCGTGCCCTTCCCGTGGTCTTGCATGAATACCCAACCCTTAGAGTGACTCTTGTGGGGAGTGGGTCGTTTGCGCCTAGCCTCGAAAGGCTGATTCAGAAGTTGGGCATAGCAGGGTCGATAGGATGGACGGGAGAGGTCAGTGACGAACAGCTCATTGATCGCTACGAGGACAGCGATGTGGTCGTAGTTCCTTCCCTTGCCGGAGGAGAAGCGTTCGGATACGTCGTTGCCGAAGCAATGTGCATGAAGAAGCCGGTGATTGCGTCCGCAACGCCTGGGCCGTCAGAGATCATCACAGACGCCAACTGCGGCCTCTTGTTTCCTCCTGGAGACCAGGCCGAGCTAGCGGCACTGATTCTTCGGATCGCAAGAGACGACACTCAATGCAGGTTGTTCGGCGAAAATGGCAGGCGTTACGCAGAAGAGCATTTCGACTCAAAGAAAGTGATTGTGGAATTCGAGGACTTGTACAGAAAGGCAATAGGTTGA
- a CDS encoding glycosyltransferase family 4 protein gives MKIAMIGARGGGGIATHINELSRQLELRGNSVALISPRHLSPPLALARYVKKLAAGYDIVHIHGDYDVPGLIAGLLATKALGGGTVFTTHGTGSRYWRPGKRWGALWKDSAKRVDVIISVSEYVRRRLAQVLGENPPKHHTIYNGVDTRFFSPAEDSSEAKRELGVSGKYVLLYLGRLAPSKGISYLLRAMPSLKNEIRNVMLLVGGRGEMEGDLRREAVELGVSDVVEFRGFVPQELLVSYYGASDVVVVPSVIEAMGIVPLEAMSMKRPVVGARTGGIPELLTNGRTGFLVPPRDPEAIANAVKTLHENRELAAQLGENGRMIVEKRFSWERIAQETLEAYADALSG, from the coding sequence ATGAAGATTGCGATGATAGGCGCGCGTGGCGGAGGCGGGATAGCCACGCACATAAATGAGCTTTCAAGACAACTTGAGTTGCGTGGCAATAGTGTGGCCCTCATTTCGCCGCGCCATCTTTCCCCGCCACTTGCGTTGGCTAGGTATGTGAAGAAGCTCGCGGCGGGTTACGACATTGTCCATATCCACGGGGATTATGATGTCCCAGGCCTCATTGCGGGGCTCCTTGCTACCAAGGCCCTTGGGGGTGGCACAGTCTTCACTACGCATGGCACTGGCTCCAGGTACTGGCGACCGGGGAAGCGGTGGGGGGCCCTCTGGAAAGACTCGGCCAAACGGGTCGATGTCATCATCTCGGTCTCGGAGTATGTCAGACGGAGATTGGCGCAAGTCCTGGGCGAGAACCCCCCTAAGCATCACACAATCTACAACGGTGTGGACACGCGTTTCTTCAGCCCAGCCGAGGATTCGTCAGAGGCAAAGCGCGAACTGGGGGTCTCGGGGAAGTATGTCCTTCTCTATTTGGGAAGGCTCGCTCCGAGCAAGGGGATAAGCTATCTTCTCCGAGCTATGCCCTCGCTCAAGAACGAGATTCGAAACGTGATGCTGCTAGTCGGCGGCCGAGGGGAGATGGAGGGGGATCTCAGGAGAGAGGCGGTTGAGTTGGGAGTTTCAGACGTCGTCGAATTCAGAGGATTTGTCCCTCAAGAGCTCCTCGTCAGCTATTATGGGGCCAGCGATGTAGTGGTGGTTCCGAGCGTCATTGAGGCCATGGGGATTGTCCCACTGGAAGCCATGAGCATGAAAAGACCCGTCGTCGGGGCGAGGACGGGGGGAATCCCCGAGCTTCTGACCAACGGGCGGACCGGATTCCTAGTCCCACCCAGGGACCCGGAGGCGATTGCCAACGCCGTAAAGACCCTCCATGAGAATCGAGAGCTCGCAGCCCAGCTTGGGGAAAACGGGCGCATGATAGTTGAGAAGAGATTCAGCTGGGAGAGAATAGCTCAGGAAACTCTTGAAGCCTATGCCGACGCACTGTCAGGCTGA
- a CDS encoding glycosyltransferase, producing MTRYSVCMTCFNEVATVRDSLSSLLGQLNENFEVVIVDNFSNDGTYEVLREFEQSHGVKVIRRRCSRGLGRQFAFENASGEYIIANLDLDDTFLPVLNEVVTRYHEIVGGKLLAVFNSSPPPDMTRGWTQNITIGPQKLIASLGGWRDLNVFEDWDIWSRANKQQSFGWTSFRFAANETLHPVSRRALTRLVQRYERYRNRLRLGLKIFSPGENIGLSQRLAYTGARLSLLSQGALVGQDPEFNSLDIGLFIDFGAGESRE from the coding sequence ATGACCAGATACAGCGTCTGCATGACGTGTTTCAACGAAGTCGCAACCGTCAGAGACTCTCTCAGCAGCCTCCTCGGGCAGCTTAACGAGAATTTTGAGGTCGTCATCGTGGATAACTTCAGCAACGACGGGACATACGAAGTACTCAGGGAATTCGAACAGTCCCACGGGGTGAAGGTTATTCGGAGGCGATGTTCGCGGGGATTGGGCCGCCAGTTCGCCTTCGAGAACGCATCGGGAGAGTACATAATCGCGAACCTGGACCTTGATGACACATTCCTGCCTGTCCTGAATGAAGTGGTGACGAGGTATCACGAGATAGTTGGAGGGAAACTGTTGGCAGTATTCAACTCCTCCCCCCCTCCCGACATGACCAGGGGGTGGACGCAGAACATCACAATCGGCCCTCAGAAGCTGATCGCGTCGCTTGGCGGGTGGCGCGACTTGAACGTGTTCGAGGATTGGGACATCTGGAGCCGGGCGAACAAGCAGCAAAGTTTCGGTTGGACTTCGTTCAGGTTTGCGGCGAACGAGACTCTTCATCCGGTGTCAAGACGGGCTCTCACCAGGTTGGTCCAAAGGTATGAACGGTACCGCAACAGACTCCGGCTCGGATTGAAGATCTTCAGCCCCGGCGAGAATATTGGCCTTTCGCAGAGGCTTGCCTATACTGGTGCCCGACTGTCTCTCCTTTCCCAGGGAGCTCTCGTCGGCCAAGATCCAGAATTCAACTCGCTGGACATTGGTCTCTTCATCGACTTTGGGGCAGGCGAATCGCGTGAATAG
- a CDS encoding glycosyltransferase, translating into MFSGRMNYPPDIHNMKNYYVSEEMKRRGLTVNWVQLGGPKKRWNKDGIQFAVLRAPRGGHLPEALQALPLALYCATRRIQVVYEDEWLFLRKKPWARLACQMILRGFGVKLVLDQRDPYVDFEIAAGELNEGTKIHRRLSLIRSLLLRQTDLIILPSEAYSELYISEGIPEKKVLGIFRGIDPEVFKPQVKPNDAKSKLGLEGRFVIGWFGLMHSYRMIKEIIVPLIENLAREIPNAHFLIGGEGPLLGEFDRLRSTEAGNSFTMLGTIPYTKLPDYIAASDVTICPVSTKFRFSTHSNWLKIAESVAVGTPIIATKTEISKLDYSHLKGVVWVDSDYQSFLSALKNVQKDHGLLHSEAEDQARHFEAFSIESRIPRIVDRVLALVHAK; encoded by the coding sequence TTGTTCAGCGGGAGAATGAATTATCCTCCCGACATTCACAACATGAAAAATTATTACGTGTCCGAGGAAATGAAAAGGCGAGGGCTCACGGTCAATTGGGTGCAGCTCGGAGGACCCAAGAAAAGATGGAACAAAGACGGGATACAATTCGCCGTGCTCAGGGCTCCAAGGGGGGGCCACCTCCCCGAGGCGCTCCAAGCTCTACCTCTAGCCTTGTACTGCGCCACTCGAAGGATTCAGGTGGTCTATGAGGACGAGTGGCTATTCCTTAGGAAGAAGCCTTGGGCGCGTCTGGCGTGCCAGATGATCTTGCGCGGATTCGGTGTGAAGCTTGTTCTAGACCAAAGAGACCCCTACGTGGATTTCGAGATCGCCGCGGGCGAGTTGAACGAGGGGACGAAGATACACAGGCGGCTCTCTTTGATCCGTTCGCTATTGCTCAGACAAACTGACCTGATTATCCTGCCTTCAGAAGCGTACTCCGAGCTTTACATATCCGAGGGCATTCCAGAGAAAAAGGTACTTGGGATCTTCAGGGGGATTGATCCGGAGGTTTTCAAACCACAAGTCAAGCCAAACGACGCGAAATCTAAGTTGGGGCTAGAGGGTAGATTTGTAATCGGCTGGTTTGGCTTAATGCACTCCTATCGCATGATAAAGGAAATCATCGTCCCACTCATAGAAAACCTAGCGAGAGAGATACCCAACGCTCACTTCCTGATTGGTGGAGAAGGACCGCTGCTTGGCGAATTTGATAGGCTCCGAAGCACAGAAGCAGGTAATTCATTCACCATGCTTGGAACAATTCCTTACACCAAGCTTCCTGACTACATAGCAGCAAGCGACGTTACTATCTGCCCCGTAAGCACGAAGTTCCGATTCTCAACACACTCCAACTGGCTTAAGATCGCCGAGTCCGTTGCCGTAGGCACGCCGATCATTGCGACAAAGACTGAAATCAGCAAGCTTGACTACTCACACTTGAAGGGCGTCGTCTGGGTCGACTCGGACTATCAGAGCTTTCTGAGTGCTCTGAAGAACGTCCAGAAGGACCATGGGCTTCTCCACTCAGAAGCGGAGGATCAAGCCAGGCATTTTGAAGCGTTTTCCATCGAATCGAGGATTCCCAGGATTGTGGACAGGGTTCTCGCGCTGGTTCACGCAAAGTGA
- a CDS encoding cupin domain-containing protein, with amino-acid sequence MWNFMQVIQAGDSLDGFAKSFYSGRSMISITKRTANAKDGEHVHLMTQESTFVLAGEIEVLAIGKWERVGASSGVVFDIREPHDVRTRADAPVVSWPGIAEGIVAVTATERVVPPSLDIFEDEVDMVVREDQFDSQVLSDPVNRSYWSKGLQLDPGKSQRFWDILARNQKKVESLHKVLNI; translated from the coding sequence GTGTGGAACTTCATGCAAGTCATTCAAGCAGGCGATTCGCTGGATGGATTTGCAAAGAGCTTCTACAGTGGTAGGAGCATGATATCGATAACAAAGCGAACAGCCAACGCGAAAGACGGCGAGCATGTTCACTTGATGACTCAGGAATCAACCTTTGTTCTGGCGGGAGAAATCGAGGTCCTGGCAATCGGCAAATGGGAAAGAGTCGGCGCATCCTCTGGAGTAGTCTTCGACATAAGGGAACCTCATGATGTCAGAACCCGGGCTGATGCTCCCGTCGTCAGCTGGCCTGGTATCGCCGAAGGAATCGTGGCGGTAACCGCGACAGAGAGGGTGGTTCCGCCCTCCCTCGACATCTTCGAAGACGAGGTCGATATGGTCGTCAGAGAAGACCAATTCGATTCGCAGGTTCTCTCGGACCCAGTCAACAGATCCTATTGGAGCAAGGGACTCCAACTTGACCCTGGTAAGAGCCAACGCTTCTGGGACATTCTCGCACGAAACCAGAAGAAGGTCGAATCACTTCACAAAGTCTTGAACATCTAG
- a CDS encoding glycosyltransferase: MTHYNSGATVEKSINSILSQIDDQFEIVVVDNLSKDGSRSILQELARRGLIKLIEKKCSRGKGREIAFEEARGQYVISGLDMDEAFKPRLLSLLDFYHKKCEGKLLRGKWQGTIVAPRRLVAELGGWRDLQYSENWDLQKRAAQVGLYRWTIFLLTEGAENRHPERWSFRGATRYRYIMYRENLRVGHRLFQPNESIGLQKRLIELAALVSLPFYGSYRGGVAGFTSNELEYFVDSRDWWYDGTDAERERERYGTLLGKEFP, translated from the coding sequence ATCACTCACTACAACTCCGGAGCAACCGTAGAGAAGTCCATCAATAGTATTCTCAGTCAAATTGACGATCAGTTTGAAATCGTAGTCGTAGACAACCTGAGCAAAGACGGCTCGAGATCGATTCTACAGGAGCTCGCAAGACGAGGCTTAATCAAGTTAATCGAGAAGAAATGCTCCCGTGGCAAGGGGAGAGAGATAGCATTCGAGGAGGCAAGAGGTCAGTATGTGATCTCAGGTCTGGACATGGATGAAGCCTTCAAACCGAGGCTGCTATCGCTCCTCGACTTCTACCACAAGAAATGCGAAGGGAAGTTGTTGCGAGGAAAATGGCAAGGAACGATTGTCGCCCCCCGGCGTCTGGTGGCTGAGCTCGGCGGTTGGAGGGATTTGCAATACAGCGAGAATTGGGATCTGCAAAAACGTGCGGCTCAGGTCGGCCTTTACAGATGGACCATCTTCTTGCTCACGGAAGGAGCTGAGAACCGCCATCCAGAGAGATGGAGTTTCCGCGGGGCTACAAGATACAGGTATATCATGTATCGAGAGAATCTGAGAGTAGGGCACCGCCTGTTCCAACCTAACGAGTCCATTGGCTTGCAGAAAAGGCTCATTGAGTTGGCAGCTCTTGTTTCCCTTCCCTTCTACGGGTCATACCGCGGAGGCGTCGCTGGCTTCACATCAAACGAACTGGAGTATTTTGTAGATTCGAGAGATTGGTGGTATGATGGGACTGACGCCGAGAGGGAACGTGAACGGTATGGGACACTGTTGGGAAAGGAGTTTCCTTGA
- a CDS encoding FkbM family methyltransferase: MLKEFFIHEPYGGLDVEGMDVVDIGSSIGDTPIYFGLKGARRVISFEPYPATYAHAKHNISANGFDDRVILLNEGAGVSGWMKLSRSERNLWANAVPSNDGQEVRFNSLNDIISRFGIEKAVLKFHGEGSEYEFLLNASAEDLAHFSQIALKYHYGAKPILEKLKSAGFNITRKWDLHFSFNSSSSSPRYEAGLILAKRRDHSSN; this comes from the coding sequence GTGCTGAAAGAGTTCTTCATACACGAACCGTACGGAGGACTGGATGTCGAAGGGATGGACGTAGTCGATATCGGCTCGAGTATCGGAGACACGCCCATCTATTTTGGCCTTAAAGGTGCGCGCAGAGTGATATCGTTCGAGCCATATCCTGCGACGTATGCGCACGCAAAGCACAACATCTCAGCGAATGGCTTCGATGATAGAGTGATACTCCTGAACGAAGGAGCGGGCGTTTCGGGTTGGATGAAGCTATCTCGTTCGGAACGAAACCTCTGGGCCAACGCTGTTCCGTCGAACGACGGACAAGAGGTGAGGTTCAATTCGCTGAACGACATCATATCGAGGTTCGGAATTGAAAAGGCGGTCCTAAAATTCCATGGGGAGGGCTCTGAGTACGAGTTCCTACTGAACGCGTCTGCAGAGGATCTTGCACATTTCTCTCAGATAGCCCTCAAGTATCATTATGGAGCCAAGCCAATACTAGAGAAGTTGAAAAGCGCCGGCTTCAACATTACCAGGAAATGGGATCTCCACTTCAGCTTCAATTCAAGTAGCTCGAGTCCACGGTACGAAGCTGGGCTAATTCTCGCGAAACGAAGAGATCACTCTTCAAATTAG
- a CDS encoding alpha-hydroxy-acid oxidizing protein, protein MVGKELPVSYEGWEELARKTLNEERFRYIAAGTGYDETISANLEAFRKWKIVPRVLRDVGNRSSAVTLLGTIASAPLLLAPVRALGYIHHDGDMGVARAAADLGVPLVVSTFATTPIEKIAEAMGNASRWFQLYPGTDPEIMKSLVHRAEVSGYSAIVVTVDKADNYPQYSGPRGHEYDLTGYEVYFSDPVFGAKFGGRPERQFEEALKLWKEVRLGPGLSLDDLLMLTKQTRLPVIPKGILDARDAALAVENGAAGIIVSNHGGRSLDGEVASLDALLEVRKVVGKEFPVLLDSGVRSGTDMVKALALGANAVLVGKAYLFGLGVAGELGVRKVLRRLIREFDSAMGLCGALTVGDIDRSAVVSA, encoded by the coding sequence ATGGTTGGCAAGGAACTCCCAGTATCCTACGAAGGCTGGGAAGAGCTAGCCCGGAAAACTCTTAACGAAGAACGGTTCAGGTACATCGCAGCTGGCACCGGCTATGATGAGACGATCAGTGCAAATCTTGAGGCGTTCAGGAAATGGAAGATTGTCCCTAGGGTGCTCAGGGATGTCGGGAATCGAAGTAGCGCGGTGACGCTGCTCGGGACGATCGCCTCCGCCCCACTCCTCCTTGCTCCAGTGAGGGCGCTCGGTTACATCCATCACGATGGGGACATGGGTGTTGCAAGGGCGGCCGCCGATCTCGGGGTGCCTTTAGTCGTGAGCACTTTTGCGACGACCCCCATTGAGAAGATTGCGGAGGCAATGGGGAACGCGTCGAGGTGGTTCCAGCTCTACCCGGGTACAGATCCTGAGATAATGAAGAGCTTGGTGCATCGCGCGGAGGTATCGGGGTACTCGGCTATCGTCGTCACAGTGGACAAGGCGGACAACTACCCTCAGTACAGCGGCCCCCGAGGGCACGAATACGATCTGACCGGTTACGAGGTCTACTTTAGCGACCCAGTTTTCGGGGCAAAGTTTGGCGGAAGGCCCGAAAGGCAGTTCGAAGAAGCTCTAAAACTCTGGAAAGAGGTTCGGCTGGGACCTGGCCTCTCCCTAGACGACCTTCTTATGCTTACAAAGCAGACAAGGCTTCCGGTCATCCCCAAGGGTATCCTAGATGCGAGGGACGCTGCGCTCGCGGTCGAGAATGGTGCCGCCGGAATCATAGTCTCGAACCATGGAGGAAGGAGCCTCGACGGGGAGGTGGCGAGCCTGGACGCACTTCTCGAAGTCCGCAAGGTTGTTGGGAAGGAGTTCCCCGTGCTATTGGACAGCGGAGTCCGGTCGGGAACTGACATGGTGAAAGCTTTGGCGCTGGGCGCCAACGCTGTGCTAGTTGGGAAGGCCTACCTTTTCGGGCTTGGAGTGGCGGGTGAGCTTGGGGTAAGGAAGGTCCTGCGCAGACTAATCAGGGAATTCGACTCGGCCATGGGTCTCTGCGGTGCATTGACTGTCGGCGACATCGACAGGTCAGCGGTAGTGAGTGCGTAG